In the genome of Deltaproteobacteria bacterium, the window GTATGGGGAAGGTTCTACCAGGGTCCGAGGGACCGGATAAAACAGCATCTCCCGGTTCTCCTGTCGGGGTTGGTGAACCCCGGCATCAGCGAGAAGGATGCATGGGTCGGCGTCCTCAGGGATGTGTATCTGCCCCTTTCGTACCAGACCCTGGAAGGCCGAAACGCCTCTCCCAGGCTTGATAAATACGGCGAGATAATGCTGATCCCCACCCTGGATCGCACGGGAACGGTGGAACTTCGGTTCGCCGACAGAGGCAGCCGACTCTTTTCCAGGGACGATATTGAACTGGCTGAAACACTAATATACATTGCCAGGACCACGGAGGATCGTCTTGCCGGATTTAAAAGGGGCGTTGAGGAGGAGCGGAGGCGGATCATGCGGGATCTGCACGACGAGATCGGCGGGCGTCTCCTTTCCCTGGTACACGCAAAGAACACTCCGAGAAATACGCTTCTGGCCCGAAATGCCCTCAAAGCCCTTAAAGATATCATATACAGCATCAAACCATCCGGGGAGGTAACCATTGAGGAGGCGCTGGCGACGTGGCGTTATGACTTTATTCAGCGTTGTGAGGATGCCGGGGTTGCGGCGCATTGGGAAGATAGTATTCAAAAGCCCCACCGGCTTATATCACCGCGGCAGGTGATCGATCTGTCCCGGGTGCTGTTTGAGGCTACGACAAACGCCCTCGTCCACGCCTCCCCACGCAACATCTGGGTCACGTGGGACGGGGGTAAAAATCGGCTCTCCTGCATCGTTCGCAACGACGGGACAATTCCCGGTCGCGGGGAGATAAGATTTGGCAAAGGGATCCGGAACATGGAGATGAGGGCCGGCGAGCTTGGCGGGCAATGCAGGTGCGAAGCGCTTCCCGACGAGGGGGTTTTCGAGGTTCGTTTGTCAATACCTACCGGAGATGGTAAGTGAGGGAGTGTTGATGCAAAGGGTTCTTGTTGTAGAGGACCACGATGATACGAGGCTCTGGTGGGAAGACCACATTTCCGAGGCCTTTCCCGAAGCAAAGGCCATGGGAGCCGCGACCCTTGCCGAAGCCCGCGCCCTTCTGGAGCAGCATAAGTTTTCATTGGCCCTCGTTGATATCAACCTTCCTGACGGGTCCGGGATCGACCTGGTGAAGGAGATGGGCGAGACGCACCCGGACACATACTGCGTCATTACGACAATTTTTGATGATGATACGCATATTTTTTCCGCTCTTAAAGCCGGGGCCATGGGTTACCTCATTAAGGAGCAGCCCCGGGATCTTCAGATCCGACAGCTTAAAGCCGTTCTCCACGGTCAGCCACCGCTGTCCCCTGGTGTGGCCCGGCGGGTTCTGGCCCACTTCTCCCGCTCGAACGATGCGCCTGAAGACACCGAGCCGTTGACCGACAGGGAAAAGGATGTCCTGCAGCTTATCGCAAAAGGGTTCTCACGCCCGGAAGTCGCCAACCTGCTCGGGCTGACCCCGAACACCGTGGCCAGTTATACCAAGGTCATCTACCAGAAGCTGAACATTTCACGGCGTGCGGAAGCCGTCATCGAAGGGGTTCGCCTGGGCCTCATCGACCCGTATTGAGTAATAGTCCAACGTCCAGAGTCCAAAGTCCAATGTTCTAACCCCCAAACTCTCAAACTCTCAAACTAACTTCCCCCTCCGGATCACCCTCACCTGACCTCTCCCCTCAAGGGAGAGGAATTTACACCCATACCCCCTTACTTCGATACGTATAACCCCCCCGATCGGGGGTAGTGCCCCCCTTTAGCAGTCCGGTATCCTTCCGTCCAAGTAGGGTTAAAAAAGCAAGGGAGGAAAAATGAACCGATCCGCACTCTCAATTGGACTACCGCTTCTCACGGTTTTCGCCCTGGTGTTCTCGCCGGCGGTGTCGCAGGCCGCATGTGTGAAAAGGGCCCTCACGGCCGGTGAGCAGGCCTACTACGAACAGGTCAAAACCGTAATGGACAAGGCTCTACCTGCCCCGAAGAACTGGCGAAGGATAGATTCCTGGATGCACGTTCCCGAGACGGTGTGCGAGGGGTTCGAGAAAAACCCCATCAAGTTCTTCGGTCAGCTCAAGTTCACGGAGATCACCGAGGTTGACCGGATCAGGGAGGAGATGGCCAGAAAACAGAAGGAGCGGG includes:
- a CDS encoding response regulator transcription factor, which produces MQRVLVVEDHDDTRLWWEDHISEAFPEAKAMGAATLAEARALLEQHKFSLALVDINLPDGSGIDLVKEMGETHPDTYCVITTIFDDDTHIFSALKAGAMGYLIKEQPRDLQIRQLKAVLHGQPPLSPGVARRVLAHFSRSNDAPEDTEPLTDREKDVLQLIAKGFSRPEVANLLGLTPNTVASYTKVIYQKLNISRRAEAVIEGVRLGLIDPY